In the genome of Mucisphaera calidilacus, one region contains:
- a CDS encoding uracil-DNA glycosylase, whose translation MDPRDLRRLRQHLHADALLDIDAVPLGTTTNLPPKRPETARTNPTPEARTNVVSARTKRHENEPKRPKTDENGPDLDENGSKRAKMDQNQKSAPELDSDGKLSVLNDLRSEVAACVRCALAAGRTQTVFGEGDPDADIMFIGEGPGQNEDEQGVPFVGRAGQLLEKQIVAMGLSRSEVYIANVVKCRPPGNRNPAADEVDACSGYLRRQIETIRPKAIVTLGGPAAKLILNTREGITRIRGTWHSYVDANPEVPVMPTFHPAYLLRSYTVDNRKKVWSDLCAVLERLGKTPPKP comes from the coding sequence ATGGACCCACGCGACCTGCGACGCCTTCGCCAGCACCTCCACGCCGATGCGCTCCTCGACATCGATGCCGTCCCCCTCGGAACCACCACCAACCTCCCCCCGAAACGCCCGGAAACGGCGCGCACAAACCCGACACCCGAGGCGCGCACAAACGTGGTTTCGGCGCGCACAAAACGACACGAAAACGAGCCAAAACGACCCAAAACGGACGAAAACGGACCCGATTTGGACGAAAACGGCTCAAAACGAGCGAAAATGGACCAAAATCAGAAATCCGCGCCAGAGCTCGATTCTGACGGCAAACTCAGTGTTCTCAACGACTTAAGGTCTGAGGTGGCCGCCTGTGTGCGCTGCGCCCTTGCCGCCGGTCGTACGCAGACCGTCTTCGGCGAAGGCGACCCCGACGCCGACATCATGTTCATCGGCGAGGGCCCCGGCCAGAACGAGGACGAGCAGGGCGTGCCCTTCGTCGGCCGCGCCGGACAGCTCCTCGAAAAACAGATCGTTGCTATGGGTCTTTCCCGCAGCGAGGTTTATATCGCCAACGTCGTCAAGTGCCGCCCACCCGGCAACCGCAACCCCGCCGCCGACGAGGTCGACGCCTGCTCCGGCTACCTCCGTCGCCAGATCGAAACCATCCGGCCCAAGGCCATCGTGACCCTTGGCGGCCCCGCGGCCAAACTCATCCTCAATACCAGGGAAGGCATCACACGGATCCGGGGAACCTGGCATTCGTATGTCGATGCCAATCCAGAAGTTCCAGTGATGCCGACCTTCCACCCCGCCTACCTGCTCCGCTCCTACACCGTCGACAACCGCAAAAAGGTCTGGTCCGACCTCTGCGCCGTCCTCGAGCGGTTGGGCAAGACACCACCCAAGCCCTAA
- a CDS encoding bactofilin family protein — protein MSSDASTQNRTVLGADCSIAGDLSIDNDATLLGQFEGELRVSRSLEIGGSARARGTIMAGAVMMSGEAEAVIIAEQVVHLLPGCRVKGRIFAPQLQVEEGAMFDGELCVSPNAIEAAESHMKSSQASARPSMHESAPGGHDVQTVPSAVATLLERRRQQQSASEAQAA, from the coding sequence ATGTCATCTGATGCCAGTACCCAGAACCGCACCGTGCTCGGCGCTGATTGCAGCATTGCCGGCGACCTCTCGATTGACAACGACGCGACGCTGCTCGGCCAGTTCGAGGGCGAGCTGCGTGTGAGCCGTTCGCTTGAGATCGGCGGCTCGGCGCGAGCGCGCGGCACGATCATGGCCGGTGCCGTGATGATGTCGGGCGAGGCGGAGGCGGTGATCATCGCTGAGCAGGTGGTTCACCTGCTGCCCGGCTGCCGCGTGAAGGGCCGTATTTTCGCTCCGCAGCTTCAGGTCGAGGAGGGCGCGATGTTCGACGGCGAGCTGTGCGTGAGCCCGAACGCGATCGAGGCGGCGGAGTCGCACATGAAGAGTTCGCAGGCTTCGGCGCGTCCGTCGATGCACGAGAGTGCTCCGGGCGGCCATGACGTCCAGACCGTGCCGAGCGCGGTGGCGACGCTTCTGGAGCGTCGGCGTCAGCAGCAGTCGGCGAGTGAAGCCCAGGCCGCCTGA
- a CDS encoding polymer-forming cytoskeletal protein, with the protein MPIKPPSLGFLTTRKPAPRSQRWVSCPTCGRGFEVSSRAISATCPTCTRHFVFDDVSIRKDTKRDVSTMGHVHVEPGSGMIGRVVCGSLTIEGRYDGDATVFGAALLVEDADCRGVVRARSLSVPAGTTFYGKAHIGSMRDDDPETFGVLPGGSVEPHQREAIRTVIPTRLRRTKILKAVGAGDS; encoded by the coding sequence ATGCCGATCAAACCCCCGAGCCTGGGTTTTCTGACGACACGCAAGCCGGCCCCGCGGTCGCAGCGTTGGGTGAGTTGCCCGACCTGCGGGCGCGGGTTCGAGGTTTCGTCGCGGGCGATTTCCGCGACGTGCCCGACGTGCACGCGTCACTTCGTCTTTGACGACGTCTCGATCCGCAAGGACACGAAGCGTGACGTCTCGACGATGGGTCATGTTCACGTGGAGCCGGGCAGCGGGATGATCGGTCGTGTGGTGTGCGGCTCGCTGACGATCGAGGGTCGTTACGACGGCGACGCGACGGTGTTCGGGGCGGCGTTGCTGGTGGAGGATGCGGACTGCCGGGGGGTGGTCCGGGCGCGGAGCCTGAGCGTGCCGGCGGGGACGACGTTCTACGGCAAGGCTCACATCGGTTCGATGCGGGACGACGATCCCGAGACGTTTGGCGTGTTGCCCGGGGGTTCGGTCGAGCCTCATCAGCGTGAGGCGATCCGGACGGTGATCCCGACGCGTCTGAGGCGGACGAAGATTCTGAAGGCTGTGGGGGCGGGGGATTCGTGA
- a CDS encoding ComEA family DNA-binding protein, translated as MWKYCPLLILPILAALLCPIPINTIAPRPAGLRIDVNAAPAADLQLLPGIGPKLSENIIEHRERHGPFTTITQLDDVPRIGPKTLERLRPWVTLNSP; from the coding sequence ATGTGGAAATATTGCCCGCTGCTGATCCTCCCGATCCTCGCCGCGCTCCTCTGCCCCATCCCTATCAACACCATCGCGCCCCGGCCCGCCGGCCTGCGCATCGACGTCAACGCCGCCCCCGCCGCCGACCTCCAGCTCCTCCCGGGCATCGGACCCAAACTCAGCGAAAACATCATCGAGCACCGCGAACGCCACGGCCCCTTTACCACCATCACCCAACTCGACGACGTCCCACGCATCGGCCCCAAAACCCTCGAACGTCTCCGCCCCTGGGTCACCCTCAATTCGCCGTAA